A single window of bacterium DNA harbors:
- a CDS encoding helix-turn-helix transcriptional regulator, producing the protein MNKMNQRTVTLGQAIKYFRTRKKGMSLRAVARECEISHEYLNQIERDNSEPSQDLIRSLGISLGVDPEWLMLLSGIIPDTFKETIRQNPKDVLNFLEKLGEEGNK; encoded by the coding sequence ATGAACAAGATGAATCAGAGGACGGTGACTCTGGGACAAGCGATCAAGTACTTTCGGACGCGGAAGAAGGGGATGTCCCTCAGAGCAGTGGCAAGGGAATGCGAAATCAGTCACGAGTACCTGAACCAGATCGAGAGGGACAACTCGGAACCGAGTCAGGACTTGATTCGCTCTCTAGGGATCTCTTTGGGAGTGGACCCTGAATGGCTGATGCTTCTGAGTGGGATAATCCCTGACACCTTCAAGGAGACCATCCGTCAAAATCCGAAGGATGTACTGAACTTCTTGGAGAAGCTTGGTGAGGAGGGAAACAAGTGA